One window of the Manihot esculenta cultivar AM560-2 chromosome 14, M.esculenta_v8, whole genome shotgun sequence genome contains the following:
- the LOC110631113 gene encoding probable apyrase 7 — MEPKSPSKIKISIMGFTRYKRVMRLCIVSLLILLLLAGGYLAFKPTKACDFYTVVVDCGSTGTRVNVYKWKTRNSGDWDLPILEHSYPDDATVSLFSRSSCKYHCMQTEPGLDKFVGNTTGVRLSLAPLMQWAGRWVPLERHGETPIFVLATAGLRRLPIEDARLVLDDVEHVLKEHSFVYRRSWIRILSGREEAYYGWVALNYKMGNLGNSSESPTLGLLDLGGSSLQIVIEVYDGARDNMHLIQTKIGSVEHQIFASSLPSFGLNEAFDRTVAMLHQLQPIKGSTDEKIKLRHPCLRSDFLQNYTCYACDLPNLIHKKSLSGQSHKSEYIYLVGDPDWEKCKVIARAAATNSSSLDWSHSQPTFHANCEARLSSSNGSDILNLIAYSSRRFHALSGFFAVYNTLDLVRANLTEIWEKGEQLCLESWDDSSNISRTQNYFGQYCFRVPYMVSLLEDALCLGDKEIVFGPGNISWTLGAALVEGEYLWLSFSRTSISSLKIMDVIASPVFVFLLLLSLLFIVYCSQIKLPVLGKRVTAVGPSLPPYLYPKRRPN, encoded by the exons ATGGAACCCAAATCACCTTCAAAGATCAAGATTTCAATCATGGGTTTCACTCGGTATAAACGGGTCATGAGATTATGTATAGTTAGTCTACTGATATTGTTGTTATTGGCTGGTGGTTATCTCGCATTTAAGCCAACGAAGGCTTGTGACTTTTATACGGTTGTTGTGGATTGTGGAAGCACCGGAACGCGAGTGAATGTATATAAGTGGAAAACCAGAAATTCCGGTGACTGGGATTTGCCTATTTTGGAGCATTCTTATCCTGACGATGCAACTGTTAGTCTGTTTTCAAGGAGTTCTTGCAAGTATCATTGTATGCAGACAGAGCCAGGCTTAGATAAGTTTGTTGGTAATACCACGGGAGTGAGGCTATCCTTGGCACCATTGATGCAGTGGGCAGGACGGTGGGTGCCTCTCGAAAGACATGGAGAGACTCCAATTTTTGTTCTAGCTACTGCTGGACTGAGGAGGTTACCAATTGAGGATGCTAGGCTGGTTTTGGATGATGTGGAGCATGTTCTTAAGGAACACTCATTTGTTTATCGGAGAAGTTGGATAAGGATATTGAGTGGGAGAGAAGAAGCTTATTATGGATGGGTGGCTTTGAACTATAAAATGGGGAATTTAGGAAATTCATCAGAGAGTCCTACATTGGGACTTTTAGATCTGGGAGGTTCATCGTTGCAGATTGTTATAGAAGTTTATGATGGGGCAAGAGACAATATGCACTTGATACAAACAAAGATTGGCTCTGTTGAACACCAGATTTTTGCATCCTCATTACCATCATTTGGCTTGAACGAGGCATTTGATAGAACAGTTGCCATGCTCCATCAGTTGCAGCCCATTAAAGGAAGTACTGATGAAAAAATCAAACTTAGGCATCCTTGTCTACGTTCTGATTTTCTACAAAATTATACTTGCTATGCTTGTGACCTGCCCAACCTCATTCACAAAAAGAGTTTGAGTGGTCAAAGTCATAAAAGTGAATATATTTATTTGGTTGGAGATCCTGATTGGGAGAAATGCAAAGTAATTGCTAGGGCAGCTGCTACTAACTCAAGCAGTTTAGATTGGTCACACTCGCAGCCAACATTTCATGCTAATTGCGAAGCAAGACTATCTTCTTCCAATG GTAGTGACATCCTTAATTTGATAGCTTATTCAAGCAGACGCTTTCATGCTTTGTCAGGATTTTTTGCTGTTTACAACACATTAGATTTGGTAAGAGCAAATTTAACTGAAATTTGGGAGAAAGGTGAGCAGTTGTGCTTAGAATCATGGGATGACTCGAGCAACATTTCCAGAACCCAAAACTACTTCGGACAGTACTGTTTCCGAGTGCCTTATATGGTATCACTCCTTGAAGATGCATTGTGTTTAGGTGATAAAGAAATAGTTTTCGGTCCTGGGAATATATCTTGGACCTTGGGAGCTGCACTTGTTGAGGGGGAATACCTATGGCTAAGCTTTTCTAGAACAAGCATTTCATCCCTGAAAATCATGGATGTCATAGCTTCCCCTGTTTTTGTTTTCCTACTACTTTTGTCTCTCTTATTTATTGTTTACTGTAGTCAAATCAAGCTGCCTGTGCTGGGAAAGAGGGTTACTGCTGTTGGGCCATCTTTGCCACCTTACCTTTACCCGAAACGCCGTCCAAACTAA